From Deltaproteobacteria bacterium, a single genomic window includes:
- a CDS encoding GNAT family N-acetyltransferase produces the protein MLVIIRHARPSDIPAMTGLLGELFSLEADFEVDEEKQARGLARLLEQPGACVLVAVDSGDVAGMVSIQPLISTAQGGLVGMLEDLVVRRGSRGQGIGTMLLDAAMRWAAGQGMTRLQLLADRANARALDFYTAHGWRGTELICLRAAEFSAPAVA, from the coding sequence TTCGGACATTCCGGCCATGACCGGCCTCCTCGGTGAACTGTTTTCCCTGGAGGCCGATTTCGAGGTCGACGAGGAAAAACAGGCCCGGGGTCTGGCCCGGCTTCTGGAACAACCGGGCGCCTGCGTGCTGGTGGCCGTGGACAGCGGGGATGTGGCGGGCATGGTTTCCATTCAGCCGCTCATCTCCACGGCCCAGGGCGGATTGGTGGGGATGCTGGAAGATCTGGTGGTCCGGCGCGGGAGCCGGGGGCAGGGCATCGGCACGATGCTTCTGGATGCGGCCATGCGCTGGGCCGCAGGGCAGGGCATGACCCGGCTGCAGCTTCTGGCCGATCGCGCCAATGCCCGCGCCCTCGATTTTTATACCGCCCATGGCTGGCGGGGCACGGAACTGATTTGTCTGCGGGCCGCGGAATTCTCCGCTCCGGCAGTTGCATAG